The genome window GCGGTCGGGACGACGGGGTACGGCAGGTTCCTCGTGGGCGAGCACCTCAAGGCCGATCTTATCCAGGAGGAACTCACGGTGAACTCCAAGGGCGCCGTCTTCCTCGCGGACTGCCAGCACGGTCCCTCGACCGTGATCGACATAGGGGGGATGGACAACAAGGCGATCAGCGTCCAGGACGGGATCCCGGGGACGTTCACGATGGGGGGTATCTGCGCGGGCGCGAGCGGCAGGTTCCTCGAGATGACGGCAAAAAGGCTCGGGGTGGACATCACGGAACTCGGTCCCCTCGCGATGAGGGGACTCTCCCGGAACGTCCCGATGAACAGCTACTGCATCGTCTTCGGGACGCAGAGCCTCGTCAACGCGCTCGCCGCGGGGAGCTCGCCCGAAGATGTCGCGGCCGCCGCCTGCCACAGCGTGGCCGAGCAGGTCTTCGAGCAGCAGCTGCAGGAAGTCGACATCAAGGAACCCGTCATCATGGTGGGCGGGACGTCGCTCATCCAGGGACTCGTCCGCGCCATGGGCGACCTCCTCCAGGTACCGATCACCGTCCCCCCGCACTCCCAGTACATCGGTGCCGTGGGCTCTGCCCTCCTCGCCTCGGGCTTCATCCGGAGGGAGTGATGGAGGCAGTCGAGTACTTCGAGGTGGAATGCCCCGAGCCCGCGGGGAGGGAGTACTACAGGAAGATCGCCGAGGTCGTCCTCCTCGACCACAACCTCCTGCGGGTCATCCACAAGCTCCACATCCTCATCGACCCGAGGGTCCCGATATTCATCGCGGCCGGCACCACGAGGAAACTCCCCGGCGTCGTGCGGGTGAGGGACTTCTCCGACGTGAGCGTGAAGGACGCGGACGTGACCATCTCGATCGCGGACGAGACGTACCTCGCGCCGCTCCTCCGCGTCCTCTGGGAGAAGTTCGGGAAGGACCGCGTGGACCAGCCCGACAGGTTCACGGTCGTCGTCACCCGCGGGGAGGGCGGGGAGGAGGCCGCGATCCCCGAGCTCGAGGTCTATGACCCGAGCGAGTCCATCTACAAGGACCTCATCTACGCCCTGCAGGTCATCCAGCCCGAGGGCTTCAAGGTGCGGAGGCATTACTACGGGAGGAACAGGTTCTCCCTCGTCGCGAGCGAGGACACGCTCCCCGAGGACATCGAGCGGACCGTTGCGGAGAAGTTCGCGCTGATGGGGGTGGAGGAGTGACGCACGTCCCCGTGACCTACAAGGGCGGCATTTACAGGCACGACGAGATCGTCGACCTGATCGAGGACCTCGGCGGGTACATCATCCAGAAACACGTCATCGCGCAGGAGGTCGTCCTCCAGGCCCTCGTCCCCCGCGAGGACATCGACCTCATCAGGAGGATAGGAAAGCCCCTCACCGGCGAGGTCACCCCCTCGCCCCTCGTGGGCACCGAGATCGCGGTCGTCTCCCCCTCGCTCGAGATCCACCACCTCCCCCACGCCTCCTGCGACGTCGCCGAGTACATCCGCCGGTTCGGGGCGAAGACCAACATGGTGGGGCTCGCGAGGGGGTTTGGCAAGAGGATCGCGCAGCTGAACGACGAGGAGAGGGACATCATCAACGAGCACGACCTCGCCGTCTACCTCCTCGGCGACTTCGAGGCCTGCATCGAGAGGAAGTTCCCGGTCCTCCGGAGGGGCATCGACGTCCCGATCGTCCTCTGCGGCGGCCCCCCCACGGAGGCACTCCGGAGAATAGTCGACCCCCCCGTCGAGGGGTACGTGGGGGGCATCGGGCGGTTCATGCACAGGACAAAGGAATCTGCGGAGATAGAGAAGCTCGAGGAGGTCGTCGCGGAGGTCACGCGCGTCCTCGACCGCCGGCGCGACGAGCTCGCGCGGGACCCGCTCTCGATCTCGCCCGCGCGCCTGATGGATATCATCGCGGAGAACGTGGAGGAGATCCATTCCGTCCTCTCACCTACCCCCCTCACCGTCCAGATGAGGGGGCTCCGGGTGAAGCTCCCCTACGACACGTTCGCACCGGTCATCCGGGGGATCGAGGTCGACTCGGGGGTCACTGTCGGAGACATCGCCGTGGTATCTCCCTCCCGCATGAGGGACTACATCCTCGTGCGCGTGAAACCGTTCTCCGAGACGAACCTCGTGCTCTGATCCCCGCCGGCCTGTGCCACCCTTCTCACGCAGTGAATATCTCCGCGAGCTCGTAGTGGTGGTAGTCCCTCGCGGGGAACGGCTGCGTCGCGAACTTCCACGTCTTCTGGGGGGCAAGGGAGTTCACGCTCGCGTAGGTGTTCCCGACGAGCTGGCCGTTCGCGTTGTAGAGGTTGAACTGGACGGTGATATGTCCGATCGTGGCCGGCTCGTCGTTCTTTATCTTCCCCGCGAGGATCTTCTCCCCGTCCCCGACCGTCTCCTCCCGCACCTCGATGATCGAGATCCGGGTGCGTGGTGATGGGCGGGTGAGGACGTACCCGTAAGGTGTCGCCACGAGGTGACGGGGAGCCTCTTCCCCGGCCCCGTAACCGGTCTCCACGAGGGGGACGGTTCGCCCGGAATCGGCCTGCGGGGGAGTCGTCGGCGCGGGCGACGGGATGCCGGGCGGCGGGGGCTCGGGAACGAGGTCCCTTGCCGATATGCACCCCGAAAGAGCGGCGGCCGCGAAAAGGATGAGCACGGTCACCGCGAGCGTTCCCATCCCCGGCGTCCCGGTGCGATTTCCCATGGAATATCTCCTCACCATGGATCTGGCTGGGGGATATATATAAACTCGGCCGCATTGCGGGGGGACCCCCGCGGGTCCCCGGGAGCGGGACGCGCACCCTTAAAGTAGGGCCCGGGCGGATATGTATCCCGGGCGAGCCATGACACGCGATGACCTTTTCGTATTCGAGCAGACACTGAAGGAGATCGTCTCGCGGGGCGGGGAAGAGACGGCACGCGAGTGGATGGAGAACATCGAGGCGGAGTACGGCCACGCCCCCCTCATATTCAAGCGGATGGCCGAGAGGCCCGAGGTCCTCATCTCGCACCTCCTCTACAAGGGAGCCGTGACGCGGACGAGCTCGCTCGACCCGAAATACGTCGAGCTGATCAGCATGGCCGTCGGCGCGGCGCTGCGGTGCCGGCACTGCACGAGCTACCACATGCAGGCAGCCGCGAAGAAGGGTGCGACGCGCGAGGAGATCCTCGAGGTCATCCTCCTCGCGGGGCTCATCTCGAACTCTTCCGTCCTCGCGAACGCGTACAGGATCTTCGACGAGAAGATGGCGGGATGCCTCCCGTGCCACTCGGAGGGGATCGAGGAGCGCGGTCGCTAGGCTCCCGCGCCAAAAACCTCTCTTTCCCGTTCCCGGCCACGAGGCACTTCTCGCTTTGCCCTACGAGGTCTCCCCTCCCGGCCGCGAGGAGGGCCTCCCGGACGAGCGCCCTGTTCCTTGGGTCCCAGTACTGGAGGAGGGCCCTCTGGATCCTCTTCTCCCTCCCGCGGGGAACGTGGACAGGCTCCATCGTGAACGGGTCGAGACCCGTGTGGTACATGCACGTGGAGACCGTCATCGGCGTCGGTGTGAAGTCCTGGACCTGCTCGACCCGGATGCGGTGGTCCCGCGCGAACTCCGCGAGGGCGATCATGTCGGCGACGGTGCAGCCGGGGTGTCCCGACATGAAGTAGGGGAGGATGTAGCTCTTCTTCCCCTTCCCCTCCTGCAGTCTCCCGAATTCCCCGCAGAACTCGAGGAACACGCCGATGCCGGGCTTCCCCATGAGGGAGAGCACGCGCGGCGAGACGTGCTCGGGGGCCACCTTGAGATGCCCCGGGACGTGGTACTCGCAGAGGTCCCGGAGGATGGAGTACCCGTCCGCGGCGAGGAGGTCGTGGCGGACCCCGGAGCTCACGAGGACCTTCCTCACCCCGGGGACCGCCGAGAGCCGGGAGAGGAGTTGCCGGAACGGCGCGTGCGAGGTGTGCAGGCGCGGGCAGGCGGGCGTGCACCTCCTCTCCGCGCAGGTCCCTTCTTTCTCCCACCTGTCGCACCTCATCCCGTACATGTTCGCGGTCGGTCCGCCCACGTCGGAGATCACCCCTGAGAAACCGCGGAGAGAGGCGAGGCGGCTTGCTTCCCGGACGAGCGACTCGATGCTCCTGCTCTGGATGATCCGCCCCTGGTGGTGCGCGATCGCGCAGAACGAGCAGCCGCCGAAGCATCCCCGGTGGCTGACGAGCGAGAAACGGACAGGCTCGAGCGCGGGGATGGGGAGGTCGTAGGAGGGGTGGGCCTCCCTCGCGAACGGGAGCTCGTAGATCGCGTCGAGGGCCTGCGGGGAGAGCGGCTTTGCGGGGGGATTCTGGACGATCACGCACTTAGGGTGCCTCTGGGCGACGGGCCTCCCGCGGAACGGGTCCTGTTCCCCGTAGTGGACGGCAAACGCGCGCGCGTACTCGCGGGGATCCTCCGCGACGACGGTGTACGGGGGGATCTCCACGAGGCCGGGATACCTCTCCTCCTCGAATTCCGCGGGGGAGACTTTCTCGACCGTCCCGGGAATCGGGCGGCCATCGCCGGGGAGGAGCCCTGCGGAGATCCTCCTTGCGATCTCCACGACCTGCGCCTCCCCCATCCCGAAGACGAGGATGTCTGCGGGCGCGTCCGCGAGCACCGACTGGCGGACCCTGTCCGACCAGTAGTCGTAGTGGGCAAACCGCCGCAGCGACGCTTCTATCCCCCCGAGGACGACCGGGACCTCCGGGAAGAGCGCGTGGAGCTTGTCCGCGTACACGAGTGCCGCACGGTCTGGCCGCGACGGTCTCCCCCCGGGGGAATACACGTCCGTCGAGCGCCTCTTCTTCGCCGGGGTGTAGTTGTTCACCATGGAATCGCAGGCGCCGGGCGCGACCGCGAAGAAGAGGCGGGGGGTACCGAGGGCGAGGAAGTCCGTGCTCCCCCGCCAGTCCGGCTGGGGGATGATCCCCACGGAGAACCCCGCGTCCCAGAGGACGCGGCCGATGACCGCCGCGGGGAAGGAGGGGTGGTCGACGTAGGCATCGCCGCTCACGATGACGACGTCGAACTCGTCGATGCCGAGTCTTCTTGCCTCCTCCATGCTGACGGGGAGGAAACGCGGCTGTTTCTTCCTCACCCTATCACCCGGGCCCTCCCGGGACGTGGCGGGGGAGGGAGAGCCCGGTGAGGGGATCGGGGACCCTTTCCGTCTCGATCCCCGCGACCTCGAGTATCACCGCCTCGACGACGACGTACACCTCGGCCGCGTCCCTCACGCACCCTGTCACCGCGCGCGTGCCCCGCCCGGCCCCCGCGTGGAGGTGGACGCGGGGTCTCCCCCCTTCCCACGAGATGGTCCCAAAGCCGACGATCTCCCAGCCGTCTCCGATCTCCTCGCGGTGGGGGACCGGCGGGAGGACCGGTTCCTCGGGCCCGGTCACGAGGCGGGCAGAACGGACTGCACCGAGGACGTGGACGAGGCCGCTGCGGATCTCCTTCTCTGCGATGCACGCTTCCAGCGCCGCGAGCAGGTCCTCGCCGTGGTCGACGCGGAGGAGGAAGACGCGCCCGACCCGGCCCTCAGCGATCTGCACGCGAATCCCTCCCGCGGCAGGTGGGGGGCACGGTCACCTCCCCCCCACGCCCCCGCCGCCGAAACCTCCTCCCCCGCCGAACGACCCGCCGCCGAAACCGCCGGCGCCCCCACCCCTCGAAGGAGGAGAGAACGCGAGCACGGGGACGAACGCCGCGGATAGGCCGCTCGCGAGCGGGACGCCTGCCTCGGGGAGAGGGACGTGCAGTTCCCTCATGGCCCGCTCGACCCTGTCCCCGACGCCGAGCGCGGTGCCGTACACGAGCCACTCCCCCCACATGGAGAGGTCCGCGGGGGCGTACTGCCTGATGAGGGCAAGGTCGGAGAGGAACCGCGCGAATGCATCCCACTCGAGCTTCTCCCTGTACCTGTCGTCCTTCCAGTGTCCAAAGAGGGTGGAGGGGAACGCGAGTGCGATCCCCGCCTGCACGACCGAGGCCCCGAAGAGGACCGCGGCCGGGACGAGGAGGTGGGCGAGGACGGGCACGGCGACGAGGACAACGACCGAGACCGCGCAGAGCGCGATCGCGACGAGGAGGAGGGGGATGACGTGGTCCCTCCCGTCGACGACGTACGCCGCGATGAGGCGGGGGTCGGTCTTCCGCGTCACCATCGTGAGGTCGCGCTGGTACTTGAGGAGGAGCTTCTCGACCGATGGGTCCCTCGTCGCCCTCCCCGCAAGCTCCCGCACGAATTCCGTGTCCACCTTCCCACCCACCCCGACCTCCTTGAGGAACGAGAGAACCTTCTGCTCGTACTCGTCGGCACCGGCCTTCGAGTGCACCGAGATCTCGATGTCCTTCCCGCCCGGTTTCTCCTTTACCGTGATGAACCCTCTCCTGTGGAGGTCGAGGAGTGTCGCGTAGAACCCGTCCTGGTCGAACGTCATGGGGTCCCCCTTGAAGAGGAGGTTGACTGCCCACGGTTTCATCCCCGGGTTCGGCGTGAAGCTCAGGTACTC of Methanolinea sp. contains these proteins:
- a CDS encoding YgiQ family radical SAM protein — translated: MRKKQPRFLPVSMEEARRLGIDEFDVVIVSGDAYVDHPSFPAAVIGRVLWDAGFSVGIIPQPDWRGSTDFLALGTPRLFFAVAPGACDSMVNNYTPAKKRRSTDVYSPGGRPSRPDRAALVYADKLHALFPEVPVVLGGIEASLRRFAHYDYWSDRVRQSVLADAPADILVFGMGEAQVVEIARRISAGLLPGDGRPIPGTVEKVSPAEFEEERYPGLVEIPPYTVVAEDPREYARAFAVHYGEQDPFRGRPVAQRHPKCVIVQNPPAKPLSPQALDAIYELPFAREAHPSYDLPIPALEPVRFSLVSHRGCFGGCSFCAIAHHQGRIIQSRSIESLVREASRLASLRGFSGVISDVGGPTANMYGMRCDRWEKEGTCAERRCTPACPRLHTSHAPFRQLLSRLSAVPGVRKVLVSSGVRHDLLAADGYSILRDLCEYHVPGHLKVAPEHVSPRVLSLMGKPGIGVFLEFCGEFGRLQEGKGKKSYILPYFMSGHPGCTVADMIALAEFARDHRIRVEQVQDFTPTPMTVSTCMYHTGLDPFTMEPVHVPRGREKRIQRALLQYWDPRNRALVREALLAAGRGDLVGQSEKCLVAGNGKERFLAREPSDRAPRSPPSGTGGIPPSSRRRSCTRSRGRKSSR
- a CDS encoding DUF2207 domain-containing protein; amino-acid sequence: MVLDSEKRDLALLVAIAAVVGGVAIGISLLVPALLEGDLVVADYRATLHEDGTFVEVFSYEVKAGGKYRMLYRYWDAPLSTAPLDVPHVRLTGMDVPAGTVGYVKDRLGEVTLHGSGNPAHAMFVGERAERNEVGIYNPSYFPRGTYTVTYRYVLSPPVEHDARDAHLNLRLVDRHVPFRNVEVRVPARYAREVFPHPPGLSVSRDGGAVVVAGSVAGDEVLGIEVLFPAGEMGGIPGFPVPVDDVAGKIRAANPAYDIIPLLAATTLRALSVLSVVAMPVVLVLLYARYGREREFTVPEYLSFTPNPGMKPWAVNLLFKGDPMTFDQDGFYATLLDLHRRGFITVKEKPGGKDIEISVHSKAGADEYEQKVLSFLKEVGVGGKVDTEFVRELAGRATRDPSVEKLLLKYQRDLTMVTRKTDPRLIAAYVVDGRDHVIPLLLVAIALCAVSVVVLVAVPVLAHLLVPAAVLFGASVVQAGIALAFPSTLFGHWKDDRYREKLEWDAFARFLSDLALIRQYAPADLSMWGEWLVYGTALGVGDRVERAMRELHVPLPEAGVPLASGLSAAFVPVLAFSPPSRGGGAGGFGGGSFGGGGGFGGGGVGGR
- a CDS encoding methanogenesis marker 17 protein; this translates as MEAVEYFEVECPEPAGREYYRKIAEVVLLDHNLLRVIHKLHILIDPRVPIFIAAGTTRKLPGVVRVRDFSDVSVKDADVTISIADETYLAPLLRVLWEKFGKDRVDQPDRFTVVVTRGEGGEEAAIPELEVYDPSESIYKDLIYALQVIQPEGFKVRRHYYGRNRFSLVASEDTLPEDIERTVAEKFALMGVEE
- a CDS encoding methanogenesis marker 15 protein yields the protein MTRVRIAQLSCGPEYSGVQKEIADAAAAVDAEVFFPDIKLSDIRKSFDEFGLIVRSPDLKLAIARAVALVEGKVEADAVFIATCFRCAEAAIVRNELRRYIHENSDLPVVSYSFTERTTAGTLLTRMEALTTIARRRALLAREVQEGLTMGVDSGSSTTKAVVMRDNKIIGTGWVPTTGVIKSAEAAVEEALSTAGVSRDEIQAVGTTGYGRFLVGEHLKADLIQEELTVNSKGAVFLADCQHGPSTVIDIGGMDNKAISVQDGIPGTFTMGGICAGASGRFLEMTAKRLGVDITELGPLAMRGLSRNVPMNSYCIVFGTQSLVNALAAGSSPEDVAAAACHSVAEQVFEQQLQEVDIKEPVIMVGGTSLIQGLVRAMGDLLQVPITVPPHSQYIGAVGSALLASGFIRRE
- a CDS encoding methanogenesis marker 7 protein, encoding MTHVPVTYKGGIYRHDEIVDLIEDLGGYIIQKHVIAQEVVLQALVPREDIDLIRRIGKPLTGEVTPSPLVGTEIAVVSPSLEIHHLPHASCDVAEYIRRFGAKTNMVGLARGFGKRIAQLNDEERDIINEHDLAVYLLGDFEACIERKFPVLRRGIDVPIVLCGGPPTEALRRIVDPPVEGYVGGIGRFMHRTKESAEIEKLEEVVAEVTRVLDRRRDELARDPLSISPARLMDIIAENVEEIHSVLSPTPLTVQMRGLRVKLPYDTFAPVIRGIEVDSGVTVGDIAVVSPSRMRDYILVRVKPFSETNLVL
- a CDS encoding carboxymuconolactone decarboxylase family protein, with product MTRDDLFVFEQTLKEIVSRGGEETAREWMENIEAEYGHAPLIFKRMAERPEVLISHLLYKGAVTRTSSLDPKYVELISMAVGAALRCRHCTSYHMQAAAKKGATREEILEVILLAGLISNSSVLANAYRIFDEKMAGCLPCHSEGIEERGR
- a CDS encoding DNA-binding protein encodes the protein MQIAEGRVGRVFLLRVDHGEDLLAALEACIAEKEIRSGLVHVLGAVRSARLVTGPEEPVLPPVPHREEIGDGWEIVGFGTISWEGGRPRVHLHAGAGRGTRAVTGCVRDAAEVYVVVEAVILEVAGIETERVPDPLTGLSLPRHVPGGPG
- a CDS encoding FxLYD domain-containing protein — its product is MGNRTGTPGMGTLAVTVLILFAAAALSGCISARDLVPEPPPPGIPSPAPTTPPQADSGRTVPLVETGYGAGEEAPRHLVATPYGYVLTRPSPRTRISIIEVREETVGDGEKILAGKIKNDEPATIGHITVQFNLYNANGQLVGNTYASVNSLAPQKTWKFATQPFPARDYHHYELAEIFTA